One Virgibacillus proomii DNA window includes the following coding sequences:
- a CDS encoding YqcI/YcgG family protein translates to MGVLFDKMLLEQQLETLPEWKQAAYKYFASMLTDDNTYPCVPARHGFLENQLRFCFIDDPRKESSIKVLATALKDYGSSSRKLGSYTSLAVFFQTPKDIYGNYTVEDYRNLFWNVLNRLAAIDEHEWPKDIPENPAHYKWEFCFHGEPYFSFCATPGHKQRKSRYFPCLCIAFQPRWVFASLNGSTSFGRKMKTIIRKRLVNYDGFPGHPDLKWYGEEDNHEWKQYFLSDDDSSPIQCPFKHIK, encoded by the coding sequence CATTACCTGAGTGGAAACAAGCAGCGTATAAATATTTTGCTTCCATGCTTACTGATGATAATACGTACCCTTGTGTTCCTGCAAGACACGGTTTCTTAGAAAACCAGCTTCGGTTTTGCTTTATAGACGATCCACGTAAGGAAAGCTCCATAAAAGTTCTAGCTACTGCTTTAAAAGATTATGGAAGCAGTTCACGTAAATTAGGGAGTTATACATCACTAGCAGTATTTTTCCAAACGCCAAAGGATATATATGGAAATTATACAGTGGAAGATTATCGCAACTTATTTTGGAATGTACTTAATCGCCTAGCAGCCATTGATGAGCACGAGTGGCCAAAAGACATTCCGGAAAATCCGGCTCATTATAAATGGGAGTTTTGCTTTCATGGAGAACCTTATTTTTCCTTTTGTGCTACACCCGGGCATAAACAGCGAAAAAGCCGATACTTTCCTTGCCTTTGCATAGCTTTTCAGCCACGCTGGGTATTTGCATCATTGAATGGAAGTACGTCCTTTGGTCGAAAAATGAAAACCATTATTCGTAAAAGGCTGGTAAATTATGATGGCTTCCCGGGTCATCCTGATTTAAAGTGGTATGGAGAAGAAGATAATCATGAATGGAAGCAGTATTTTTTAAGCGACGACGATAGCAGTCCAATCCAATGTCCTTTTAAACATATAAAGTAG